A window from Leptothermofonsia sichuanensis E412 encodes these proteins:
- a CDS encoding IS1 family transposase (programmed frameshift) codes for MVLEPIHCPVCDGIEVIKHGTTPDGKQRYFCQNSGCHRRTFILQYTYQGYLPEVKQQISDMAMNGSGIRDTARVLHISPTTVIEELKKDRQLKAVNELKLAELEPAQSIVKLCQGEDTEAEADEMWSFVQSKAQQRWLWHAIDHHSGKILAYVLATHQDEAFLQLKALLEPFGIMQFYTDGWGTYERQLDPSLHTVGKQNTQKIERKHLTLRTRLKRLARKTICFSKSILMHDIVIGLFINRYEFGFAI; via the exons ATGGTATTAGAACCAATTCACTGCCCTGTGTGTGATGGGATTGAGGTGATCAAACACGGCACAACACCAGACGGCAAACAGCGCTACTTTTGTCAAAACTCAGGATGCCATCGGCGCACCTTTATTTTGCAATACACCTATCAAGGGTATCTGCCTGAAGTCAAGCAACAAATCAGCGATATGGCAATGAATGGGAGTGGGATTCGAGACACTGCCCGTGTCCTTCACATTAGTCCAACGACGGTGATTGAGGAATTA AAAAAAGATCGTCAACTCAAAGCCGTGAATGAACTCAAACTGGCTGAGTTGGAACCCGCTCAAAGCATCGTAAAGCTTTGCCAGGGGGAAGATACAGAGGCAGAAGCCGATGAAATGTGGAGTTTTGTCCAGTCTAAAGCCCAGCAACGTTGGTTATGGCATGCAATTGACCATCACAGTGGAAAAATATTAGCTTATGTGTTGGCGACGCATCAAGATGAAGCATTCCTCCAACTCAAAGCGTTATTAGAACCGTTTGGAATTATGCAGTTTTACACAGATGGTTGGGGAACCTATGAGCGGCAGCTTGACCCAAGTCTTCATACCGTTGGCAAACAGAACACGCAGAAGATTGAGCGTAAGCATTTGACTTTACGCACGCGCTTGAAGCGATTAGCTCGCAAAACTATTTGCTTTTCTAAGTCCATTCTGATGCATGACATTGTGATTGGGCTATTTATTAACCGTTATGAGTTTGGTTTTGCTATCTAA
- the cas2 gene encoding CRISPR-associated endonuclease Cas2 produces the protein MLVLVVYDIPDNKRRVKLSNFLEGHGRRVQDSVFECFLDLEGMQKLYRQIERRVNPQEDNVRFYWIPADSLPRTLTIGSLKPEPPPRCYIV, from the coding sequence ATGCTGGTACTGGTAGTTTATGATATTCCCGACAACAAACGCCGGGTAAAACTGTCAAATTTTCTCGAAGGCCACGGGCGGCGAGTTCAGGACAGTGTGTTCGAGTGCTTCTTAGATCTGGAAGGAATGCAGAAGCTGTATCGACAGATTGAACGCCGGGTCAACCCCCAGGAAGACAATGTCCGGTTTTACTGGATTCCAGCAGATTCTTTGCCGCGCACACTAACCATTGGCAGCTTAAAGCCCGAACCGCCACCCAGGTGCTACATCGTCTAG